Sequence from the Equus caballus isolate H_3958 breed thoroughbred chromosome 6, TB-T2T, whole genome shotgun sequence genome:
caggatggggggggcagggggagggcgtGTTTACAGACCCAGAGTGGGGGCTAGAAGCAGCCGGGAGCAAGCCTGGGGACGTGGGGAGTTGGGGTCGGAGGCCTGGCCACCTCCAGCTCTGGCTGGACACAGACCACTCCTGTCCAGGCTCCCACCTCTCAGGAGAGCCGGGGctctgggagggagcaggggctgAGGCCTCGGCTGTTGGGAGAATGACGAGCCCGCTGGAGGAGGTCACGGAGCCCAATGGGGCGCCAAGCCCTGGGCCCAGGGACGCTGAGGGCCAGGGCCATGGGAGGGCTCCAGCTCCTAGCCCTCGAGACTCGCTGGCCTCAGAGGACTTAGAGATGTTTGTGCTGGACCTTGAGGACTATGACCTGAGGGAGTCCACCAGGGGCCAGCTGAGCCCTGTGGCAGGGGGACCAGCTTGTGAGTAACTGGGCTGCTGGCCTTTCCCCAGCTGCTGGCCTGgaaggggcaggtggggaggaaaggagagaagcttGGCCTGAGTCTGTCCAGTGTGTACCTGTGGAGGGAGATGTGGGTACCCAGAGACGCCACAGGGAAAGTGCGCGGGTCTTGGGGTCTGGCCACTCCATGTGGGTCGTGGCGCTCCAGAGTGAGAGGCAGTGGCCACGGCAGGAGCTGTGGACTGAGCTGGGGTCTGCCTTTTTACCGTGGCTTGGCTAGGGGTCCTCTGCAAGACTTAAGGCTAGTCTttccccctctctgggcctcagtgtccttattTAGGAAATGGCCACACTGGACTGGGTGGTCCTGTTGGCATGGCCCTTGGGTGACTGTGGTGCCCACCAAGTAGCCTGGCTGGGCAGAGCAGGGGACTGGAGGGGCTGACCAGGACCCCATGCCCCGAGCTGGACCCCTGGGACTCCCAAGCCCCCCTTCTTTGCAGGTCACCGGCTGGAGGACAACCCTGGTGTGCGTCGGCACCTGGTAAAGAAGCCGTCCCGGACGCAGGGTGGGCGGGGCAGCCCCGGGGGCCTGGCCCCCATCCTGcgcaggaagaagaagaagaagaagctggACCGGAGGCCTCATGAGGTACCGGACCCCCAGGGAGTGGGCCCGCAGCTTCCTCTCACCTCTCCTCCCCAGagccttcctttcccttcctccgcGCCTCGCCCTCGCGGTGTCCCCAGGACAGCCGGTCCCACTTGGTGGTCCCCAGGCCCTCATGCTCGGCGCCCACTCAGGTGTTTGTGGAGCTGAACGAGCTGATGCTGGACCGAAGCCAGGAGCCGCACTGGCGGGAGACGGCCCGCTGGATCAAGTTTGAGGAGGACGTGGAGGAGGAGACGGAGCGCTGGGGGAAGCCCCACGTGGCCTCGCTCTCCTTCCGCAGCCTCCTGGAGCTCAGGAGGACCCTTGCCCACGGTAGGGGCCCCgcaggcctggccctggggctgcACGCCCTCTTCCCAGGCCGCAGTGTGCGGCCCGCGCCAGGCTGCCCCGCTCCCGGGGACTCCTCCCTGGAGGGCCCAGGCGAGGTCTGGCTGCCACCTGGGGATGTGGAGTCCAACTGCCTGCGCAGCCGTAAGCTCTgagggggcagggctgtgctGCTGGTACCTGGCCCTGTACCTGGGCAAAGGAGGCATCAGTCCCCACTCAGGAAATCGACAGATGACTCCCTTCCCTGGGTGAGGAGGGGCCGTGCCTTGCTCTCCTGCTCCCTTTTCACATCCCCCTGTTGGGCCGGGCTCATTGCCTGGGGCGGGGGGCTTGCCTCACCCCGCACCTTTGCCTGCctagggagaggggagcagaacAGCTGGGAGTGGTTTTTTCCTATCTGATGAGACCATACTCCCTCCCCTGACTGTGCCCGCAGGAGCTGCCCTCCTGGACCTGGAGCAGACTACTCTGCCGGGCATTGCACATCTCGTGGTGGAGACCATGATTGTGTCCGACCAGATCCGGCCAGAGGACAGGGCCAGTGTGCTTCGCACCCTGCTCCTGAAACACAGGTGCTGGGGTGGGGTCCCTGGGAGGGGGTTTTCTAGTTCAGCTGCCCCTCCAGGAGCACAGACTCTGCTTGAATACCCCAAGTGATGGGGAGCTCACTCCTCATTCATCTTTGGGCAGCACCAGCcattagaaagttctttcttacACTGAGGCAGAAGGGATGGAGGCCCCTGGCCCTCCATTTCTCACTTCCTCATGACCTCAGTCCACCAAGGGCCTCTCCTCCTAACCCACCTTGCCCCCTTTGCCCTCTTCTAGCCATCCCAATGATGACAAGGACAGTGGCTTCTTTCCCCGAAACCCGTCCAGCTCCAGTGTGAACTCGGTCCTGGGGAATCATCACCCCACCCCCAGTCATGGCCCTGATGGTGCGGTGCCTACCATGGCTGATGACCTGGGGGAGCCAGCCCCGCTCTGGCCTCACGACCCTGATGCCAAGGAGGTCAGTCGCCTTGCTCTGCCCTGAGCTGGGGGACGGGAGGGCGTCCAGCTTCACCCGAGGCCACCGATGAGGCTTCCTTGAGCAGGTTGGGGAGGCGGGATGCCCGGCGCCATTCTGGGCCTGTGGCGGATCTATAGCCACACGCACGGGGCCCCCTGTCGGGGAGAAACAGGAGGTTTAGTTGGGATGATGAGGCAGACCTAGGGGAGCCTTTTAAACAAGATaaggctgggggggggggcggggttggAGGAGGGGCCCACATCCCTGGCTGGTCCCCTCTGATGTGGGGCCCAGCGACAGTCCCTACCCTGGCTGAGGAGGCAGAAAGCAGGGCCCGGATCCAGGGGTTGGAGGGCAGAGTCCAGGGCTGGAGCAAGGGATGGGAGGGCCTGCCACGGCCTCCGGTCTGGGTCCCAGCCCTATTCCAGTTCTGCGTCCTCAGAAGCCCCTCCACATGCCTGGGGGAGACAGTCACCGGGGGAAAAGCCTGAAGCTGCTGGAGAAGATCCCCGAGGATGCTGAGGCCACTGTGGTGCTCGTGGGTGAGGAGGGCCAAgcactgggggctggggctccaggGGGTGGGCGCCTCCACCGGGTCTGCTTGTCTGCAGTTCTGGCCTGTAGGCTGCCTCTTCCGGCCCCAGCTGGGCTCCCTTCTGGCCCCCTGCTCTTCCTCACAACTGGTCTGGCCCCCAGCCCTTTCTTCCCCAGTCCCCTGCCTGCTTCCCCTCCCGTTTTCTGCTATCTTGGACTGCTGCTAGTCCATATAGCTTCTTGGCGAGGATTAGAGAAAAGCACCCCTTCCTTGAGACCCTTCATTTCCATCTGTTGGTAAAttgtaataaatatacaaatatataaatgaataggGCTCCTGTAGATTGGGGTTTCCGTATGCAGTGCGCAACCTGCTCAACTCTACATGGTGGCCCCGGGTAGCCCATCCAGGGCCTGCCTTGACCTCTCCCCTTTGCTCAGCGCCCTGGGCCTTACTCTCCCCTGCAGGCTGTGTGCCTTTCTTGGAGCAGCCGGCGGCAGCCTTTGTGCGACTGAACGAGGCTGTCCTCTTGGAGTCCGTGCTTGAGGTCCCTGTGCCGGTTCGCTTCCTCTTTGTGATGCTGGGGCCCAGCCACACCAGCACTGACTACCACGAGCTCGGGCGCTCCATTGCCACCCTTATGTCTGACAAGGTGGGCACTCCAGGCCTGTTCCCCCGCGCCCTTCTCGTTCCCTGTCTCTCTCACTGCTTCGGGCGGTGCCCATGGATGCAAGGGTGCTGGAGGCCTTCAGGGGCAGAGATGGTGCcctggggtggtggtggagggagcTGTTGGCCgaggggaggaaagggagccCAGCGTTGGGGCCGTGGGAGGGGGAGGTGGTTGCAGGGGGAGAAAAAGCCCAGACCCCCCACGTTTTGGATGTGACATGAGACTTGAACGGGAGGGCTGGATGTGGTGGTCTTTGCTGTGTCTTCTCCTGGGCTTGGACTTGCTGGTGCTCTAGCTGGGGGTGATGTGAATACTCACCAACCTGTGGGGTGAGAAGGGTTCTGGAAGCTCCTGCTGTGCCGGGTGGGACCCCTTAGTCTCTGTGTTGTGGAAAAGTCTGGAGGCTCCCAGGGGAGTAGAGGGCACGGGGGTCCAGGGCTGTGGCTGCGTGATGGCCAGCAGGGACGTGAGTCAGTACTTTGACAACTGGACTAGACCCATGTGTGTGGCTGAGTGTCCACTCTGCCTCTGGCTCTGCGATGGCCCACCGCCTCCTCCTGAAGCCCCCTCCCAGGGGCTCCCTGAGCTGCTCAGCCCCTGCCTCTCCTGCCGCCAGCTCTTTCACGAGGCTGCCTACCAGGCCGACGACCGGCAGGACCTCCTAAGCGCCATCAGTGAGTTCCTGGACGGCAGCATCGTGATCCCGCCGTCTGAGGTGGAGGGGCGCGATCTGCTGCGCTCCGTGGCTGCCTTCCAGCGCGAGCTGCTGCGGAAGCGGCGAGAGAGGGAACAGACCAAAGTCGAGATGACCACCCGGGGCGGCTACACGGCCCCTGGGAAAGGTCAGACCCTTTGGGGCCCAGAGTCCCCCACAGACACGCTCCCTACGCAGCGGCTCCTAAGGCCGTGCCCCAGGCTGGGAAGGAGTGAGCCCGGGGTCCCCGAGCAGGAGAGTGTGGTCTGTTCCAGCAGCCCCTTGTTCCCCCAGAACTGTCTGTGGAGTTGGGGGGCTCTGAGGCGACCCCTGAAGATGACCCCCTGCTGCGGACTGGCTCGGTGTTCGGGGGGCTCATCCGGGATGTGAAACGCCGCTACCCACACTACCCCAGCGACCTGCGTGATGCCTTGCACTCCCAGTGTGTGGCGGCTGTGCTCTTTATCTACTTCGCTGCCCTCAGCCCTGCCATCACCTTTGGGGGGCTGCTAGGTGAGGGGGAGGGGATCGCTTTCGGGGGGCTGCTagaggaggtggggggaagaGGTGAGGCGAccagctggggggaggggaggagaggtgaggggGCGCAGTGTCACCTGCAAGGTTTCTGGGTCAGGGTGTCCCAATGATCACCTCGGGGGGCTGATGGGTGGGAGGGGCTAGTCCCCAGTGTGACCATCTTGAGGAGCTGCTGGGTCAGGGGATCCCAGTGGTCACTTTAAGGGGGCTAGAGagtgaggagggcaggaggggtgcAAGGGGTCAGGGGTCCTTGTGGGGGCTGGTGGTGAGGGGCAGgagcgatgggggtggggggctgcttGGTTCTTGGTGGATGTCCAGGTTAAGGGATgctagaggaggaagaggggacgGGTCAGGGCTGTCCCACTGACCCTCACCTACCCCAGGGGAGAAGACCGAGGGGCTGATGGGCGTGTCCGAGCTGATCGTGTCCACGGCTGTGCTTGGCGtcctcttctctctgctgggAGCCCAGCCGCTGCTTGTGGTTGGCTTCTCAGGGCCACTGCTCGTCTTCGAAGAAGCCTTCTTCAAGGTGTCCGCCCTGCCTGCTTGTCCCCAGGGATCACTTGCCCATCTCTCTGTCCCTTGGCCCAGGCGACGAGTCCCTGccgtctctccctcttcccctttggaGTTCACCTCCCGCCACCCCGGGGGCCCTGACGTCCAGGGCAGGCCGCTGTGTaacctcccctccctctctgccgcTAGTTCTGCCGAGCCCAGGACCTGGAGTACCTCACCGGCCGGGTGTGGGTTGGCCTCTGGCTGGTGGTCTTCGTCCTTGCCCTGGTGGCCGCCGAAGGCAGCTTCCTGGTCCGCTATATCTCGCCTTTCACCCAGGAGATCTTTGCCTTCCTCATCTCGCTCATTTTCATCTACGAGACCTTCCACAAGCTCTACAAGGTGGAGGTCCAGAGAGGTCTTGGGGGTGGGTGGAGATGGGGGCTGGGCAGTGCCCTTGGGAGGACAGCATGGGAGGGGGCGGCAAGGAGCATTGGGGGCAGACGGGACAAGGAGGGGTGCTCTGTTGAGTGTGGGTATGGGGGTCGGGGACACCCTGGGCTAGGTCGGAGTTGAAGGGGAGGGAGTCAGACCCAGAAGTTGCTGGTCAGCACTCCGGGATTCCCCTACACAGGTATGTGACGGGAAGGGGGGTGGGGCACTGTCGGTGCCACAGGGCCCGGTGTCCTTGGGTGGCCGTTTGTAGAGGGGCGGGTGTGTGTGAGATGTAGCTGGATGTGCTGTGTTCCTGCTGCCTGGTTGGGTATGTGAGAGGCCAGCCCTCTCCCTTGCAGGTGTGCTGATGGTGATGAAATCAGGGTCACCTGCCCAGGTGAGCCATAGGGCAACCTCGCAACCCACACAGGTGTTCACGGAGCACCCACTGCTGCCCTTCTACCCCCCGGAGGGGGCATCGGAGGCTGGGCTGGATGTGAATGGGACTGCCCTGCCACCCACCAAGGGGCCACCAGGCCCGAGGAACCAGCCAAACACGGCTCTGCTGTCCCTCATCCTGATGCTCGGGACCTTTCTCATCGCCTTCTTCCTACGCAAGTTCAGGAACAGCCGCTTCCTGGGTGGCAAGGTGCGTGGCTGCCAGGTGTGCGGCCTGGGGAGCCCTCGTGGGTCCCCCTCAGTTCCTGCTGTCACCGCCTGGCTCTGCTCCAGAGAGGGGCTGCCCCTTCTCCCCGTCAACCCATGGACCTAAACCAAGTCTGTGCAGCCCCCACCCCGTCATGAGCCTCAGAGAAGTTTAATCAGGAGAGGATGTCCTCCTGGGCTGGCCTGGCACCTGGGGGGTTTAAAGGGGCCGGTTGAGGGACTTCTGGCTCCAGCTCAGACCCAAGGGAGGTTGGGGTAATAGCCCCCGTGTTAGTCTCCTGACCTCACCTCTGCCTTCTGCTCCCTTGCCCCGGTTGGCCTCTCTCTCCAGGCTCGCCGCATCATCGGGGATTTTGGCATCCCCATCTCCATTCTGGTGATGGTCCTGGTAGATTACTCCATCACAGACACCTACACACAGGTGAGTGAGCCTCGACCCCCTCTGGCAGCTGGTTCTCATCCCAGGGCCTTGAGAGCCCAAGGTCAGGGCTGGGACCAGCTTTCTTTGTGGAGCGGCTGTCACCTGCTGGGGCCCTCCTGGGGTAGGGGTGCTGGGGGTTTTAGAAGGAGCTGTGTGGTCCAGCCAAGTTGGCCAGCCAGGGCGTCTGAGGCCGTGTGTGTGACCATTAGTCAAGAATCCTGGAGGAGCAGGTGTATGGCTGGGGGGAGAAGGACAGTTGTCCCCACAGCAGGTCTCCTGAGAGCTCCAGGGCTCGGGGAGAAAGTATGTCATTTCCCTGCCTTCTACCGGACCCTCGGAGGGACAGTGACTTTGGAGGATGCAAAACGAATTTTCTCTAAACCCGTTCACACCCAAATTCCCCGGAGCCCTGGTCCTGGGGACACCGAGCTTGGTGGGAGCGGCTGCTGCGTGGGGTTCCTAGCATGGGGAGCCCGTGTCCCTGAACCCTGTCTCCTGCTGGCCATGCAGAAGCTGACGGTGCCCACGGGGCTCTCGGTGACCTCCCCCCATAAGCGCACGTGGTTCATCCCACCCCTGGGCAGTGCCCGTCCTTTCCCGCCCTGGATGATGGTGGCAGCCGCCGTCCCCGCTCTCCTGGTCCTCATCCTGATCTTCATGGAGACACAGATCACTGCGTGAGAGGGctggggagctctggggaggAGTGGGGGGCAGTGGGCTTGGCGGCAGGGGGTACCTGCATCTGGGGCATGGTTTCCCTGGGGTGCTCTGGCGTGGTAGCCATCTGTTGCTGCCACCATGTGCAGGGTGGCACTTGACAGTCCTCAGAACACTCTGGCAGTATGTTCTCGCACCCAGTGATGCTCACATGTATCTCATTTTGGTTAAACCACAATAACGTGGTGAGATCTGGCATCTGGCTTTTGTGGTATTTTAAGTATCTACAGTATGGGAACTTGGCTCAAATTTGCTTCCATGTGAGAGCTTCAATTTGGGAACTTGGAGGAGGAAGCTGGCAGGTCCTGGGGAGAGCTCTTCTCTGCGtgtgcctccccccaccccgccccccctgTTGCGtgggcctggccctgcctccagcCACTCACCGCGCTGCCCGGCCTCTCCCCGCAGGCTTATTGTCAGCCAGAAGGCCCGGAGGCTCCTCAAAGGCTCTGGCTTCCACCTGGACCTGCTTCTGATTGGCTCCCTGGGCGGCCTCTGTGGGTTGTTTGGGCTGCCCTGGCTCACGGCCGCCACCGTCCGCTCAGTCACCCATGTCAACGCGTTGACCGTCATGCGCACCGCCATCGCACCCGGTGACAAGCCCCAGATCCAGGAGGTGCGGGAGCAGCGGGTCACCGGCGTGCTCATCGCCAGCCTCGTGGGTGAGAACATGCACCTTGCAAGGCCCCAGCGCCCGCCCCACAGACTTGCCTTCTTGGGTCCCATGGCCTTACATTCATTCTCTATCCCAGGCGTGACCCGGGTCCCTTCAGAATCTCAAAATGCATCCAGTCTagcccccgccctgccccccaAACCTGCTTCTTGACATTCATGGGCCCTTTTTCCACCAAGCCCTTTCCTGGTGCTCTGTCCTGCTCCGTCTTCTCTTATTCATGGTGATGATGCCCAGCTGATCAGTCAGATGGTCCCTGTCCCCTCCTCACCAGGCCTGTCCATCGTCATGGGGGCTGTGCTGCGCCGGATCCCGTTGGCCGTGCTCTTTGGGATTTTCCTGTACATGGGGGTCACGTCACTGTCTGGTATCCAGCTGTCCCAGCGTCTGTTGCTCATCCTCATGCCAGCCAAACACCATCCCGAGCAGCCCTACGTGACCAAGGTAGGGCCAGGAGGCATGGAGGTGGGGAGCTGGGGTGATGGGAGGGGTCCGAGGGATCCCTGGGCTGGAGATGGACCAGAAGACTGTGAAGGATAAGTTGGGACCTGGGGAGCCGAGTCCCCAAAGATGGTGGGAGCAGGCCGGGCGCTGTATAGTGAGACCCGGTGCCTGGTCCCCAGGTGAAGACGTGGCGGATGCACCTGTTCACCTGCATCCAGCTGGGCTGCATCGCGCTGCTCTGGGTGGTCAAGTCCACGGCGGCCTCGCTCgccttccccttcctgctgcTGCTTACGGTGCCTCTGAGGCGTTGTCTGCTGCCCCGGCTCTTCCAGGAGAGGGAGCTGCAGGCGGTAAGGGATGTGTTTGGGGCAGTTGTGGGGGGCTGGGCTCTGGAATCAGGGGGACCTGGGCACCAATCTCTGCTAGCATCTGCTAACTGAGTGACTGCAGGCAAGGTACCTAACCTGGAGTCTAACTTCCGTCTGTATAATGGGGCTGAGCATAGGTTCTGCCTTCCAGGGGTGTTGGGAGGATGAAACTAATCCAGGTAAAGCACTGAGTGCGATGGTTTGGTGTGAAGTGAGCACAGGGCTGCTGCGGACAGTTGTGTAGGTTGTGCCCTGAACAAAAGCCCATAGCCGAGGGACGAGTTGGGGTGGGGTGGCGCTGAAGTTTGTCCTGAGCCCTGTTTTGGTCACCTAGAGGAAAGGGCATATTTTCAAAACCGTCCACCCAAACATGGTGTGTACAAAGGTACCGAGGACCTAGGAGTGGCCCCAGGAAGGCA
This genomic interval carries:
- the SLC4A3 gene encoding anion exchange protein 3 isoform X2; translated protein: MRRTPPTSARQARRKRRKEKTSAPPSEGTPPIQEEGGAGVDEEEEEEEEEEGESEAEPVEPPPSGSPEKAKFSIGSDEDDSPGPPGRAAFTKPLPLVGPRSDKSPQHSVSSPSPRARASRVAGEKSRPWSPLASYDLRERLCPGSALGGPGGPEHQVPTDEAEAQMLGSADLDDMKSHRLEDNPGVRRHLVKKPSRTQGGRGSPGGLAPILRRKKKKKKLDRRPHEVFVELNELMLDRSQEPHWRETARWIKFEEDVEEETERWGKPHVASLSFRSLLELRRTLAHGAALLDLEQTTLPGIAHLVVETMIVSDQIRPEDRASVLRTLLLKHSHPNDDKDSGFFPRNPSSSSVNSVLGNHHPTPSHGPDGAVPTMADDLGEPAPLWPHDPDAKEKPLHMPGGDSHRGKSLKLLEKIPEDAEATVVLVGCVPFLEQPAAAFVRLNEAVLLESVLEVPVPVRFLFVMLGPSHTSTDYHELGRSIATLMSDKLFHEAAYQADDRQDLLSAISEFLDGSIVIPPSEVEGRDLLRSVAAFQRELLRKRREREQTKVEMTTRGGYTAPGKELSVELGGSEATPEDDPLLRTGSVFGGLIRDVKRRYPHYPSDLRDALHSQCVAAVLFIYFAALSPAITFGGLLGEKTEGLMGVSELIVSTAVLGVLFSLLGAQPLLVVGFSGPLLVFEEAFFKFCRAQDLEYLTGRVWVGLWLVVFVLALVAAEGSFLVRYISPFTQEIFAFLISLIFIYETFHKLYKVFTEHPLLPFYPPEGASEAGLDVNGTALPPTKGPPGPRNQPNTALLSLILMLGTFLIAFFLRKFRNSRFLGGKARRIIGDFGIPISILVMVLVDYSITDTYTQKLTVPTGLSVTSPHKRTWFIPPLGSARPFPPWMMVAAAVPALLVLILIFMETQITALIVSQKARRLLKGSGFHLDLLLIGSLGGLCGLFGLPWLTAATVRSVTHVNALTVMRTAIAPGDKPQIQEVREQRVTGVLIASLVGLSIVMGAVLRRIPLAVLFGIFLYMGVTSLSGIQLSQRLLLILMPAKHHPEQPYVTKVKTWRMHLFTCIQLGCIALLWVVKSTAASLAFPFLLLLTVPLRRCLLPRLFQERELQALDSEDAEPNFDEDGQDEYNELHMPV
- the SLC4A3 gene encoding anion exchange protein 3 isoform X3, translating into MAAAVVAGWGGQGEGVFTDPEWGLEAAGSKPGDVGSWGRRPGHLQLWLDTDHSCPGSHLSGEPGLWEGAGAEASAVGRMTSPLEEVTEPNGAPSPGPRDAEGQGHGRAPAPSPRDSLASEDLEMFVLDLEDYDLRESTRGQLSPVAGGPACHRLEDNPGVRRHLVKKPSRTQGGRGSPGGLAPILRRKKKKKKLDRRPHEVFVELNELMLDRSQEPHWRETARWIKFEEDVEEETERWGKPHVASLSFRSLLELRRTLAHGAALLDLEQTTLPGIAHLVVETMIVSDQIRPEDRASVLRTLLLKHSHPNDDKDSGFFPRNPSSSSVNSVLGNHHPTPSHGPDGAVPTMADDLGEPAPLWPHDPDAKEKPLHMPGGDSHRGKSLKLLEKIPEDAEATVVLVGCVPFLEQPAAAFVRLNEAVLLESVLEVPVPVRFLFVMLGPSHTSTDYHELGRSIATLMSDKLFHEAAYQADDRQDLLSAISEFLDGSIVIPPSEVEGRDLLRSVAAFQRELLRKRREREQTKVEMTTRGGYTAPGKELSVELGGSEATPEDDPLLRTGSVFGGLIRDVKRRYPHYPSDLRDALHSQCVAAVLFIYFAALSPAITFGGLLGEKTEGLMGVSELIVSTAVLGVLFSLLGAQPLLVVGFSGPLLVFEEAFFKFCRAQDLEYLTGRVWVGLWLVVFVLALVAAEGSFLVRYISPFTQEIFAFLISLIFIYETFHKLYKVFTEHPLLPFYPPEGASEAGLDVNGTALPPTKGPPGPRNQPNTALLSLILMLGTFLIAFFLRKFRNSRFLGGKARRIIGDFGIPISILVMVLVDYSITDTYTQKLTVPTGLSVTSPHKRTWFIPPLGSARPFPPWMMVAAAVPALLVLILIFMETQITALIVSQKARRLLKGSGFHLDLLLIGSLGGLCGLFGLPWLTAATVRSVTHVNALTVMRTAIAPGDKPQIQEVREQRVTGVLIASLVGLSIVMGAVLRRIPLAVLFGIFLYMGVTSLSGIQLSQRLLLILMPAKHHPEQPYVTKVKTWRMHLFTCIQLGCIALLWVVKSTAASLAFPFLLLLTVPLRRCLLPRLFQERELQALDSEDAEPNFDEDGQDEYNELHMPV
- the SLC4A3 gene encoding anion exchange protein 3 isoform X1 → MANGVIPPPGGASPLPQVRVPLEEPPLSPDMEEEDDDLGKTLAVSRFGDLISKPPAWDPEKPSRSYSERDFEFHRHTSHHTHHPLSARLPPPHKMRRTPPTSARQARRKRRKEKTSAPPSEGTPPIQEEGGAGVDEEEEEEEEEEGESEAEPVEPPPSGSPEKAKFSIGSDEDDSPGPPGRAAFTKPLPLVGPRSDKSPQHSVSSPSPRARASRVAGEKSRPWSPLASYDLRERLCPGSALGGPGGPEHQVPTDEAEAQMLGSADLDDMKSHRLEDNPGVRRHLVKKPSRTQGGRGSPGGLAPILRRKKKKKKLDRRPHEVFVELNELMLDRSQEPHWRETARWIKFEEDVEEETERWGKPHVASLSFRSLLELRRTLAHGAALLDLEQTTLPGIAHLVVETMIVSDQIRPEDRASVLRTLLLKHSHPNDDKDSGFFPRNPSSSSVNSVLGNHHPTPSHGPDGAVPTMADDLGEPAPLWPHDPDAKEKPLHMPGGDSHRGKSLKLLEKIPEDAEATVVLVGCVPFLEQPAAAFVRLNEAVLLESVLEVPVPVRFLFVMLGPSHTSTDYHELGRSIATLMSDKLFHEAAYQADDRQDLLSAISEFLDGSIVIPPSEVEGRDLLRSVAAFQRELLRKRREREQTKVEMTTRGGYTAPGKELSVELGGSEATPEDDPLLRTGSVFGGLIRDVKRRYPHYPSDLRDALHSQCVAAVLFIYFAALSPAITFGGLLGEKTEGLMGVSELIVSTAVLGVLFSLLGAQPLLVVGFSGPLLVFEEAFFKFCRAQDLEYLTGRVWVGLWLVVFVLALVAAEGSFLVRYISPFTQEIFAFLISLIFIYETFHKLYKVFTEHPLLPFYPPEGASEAGLDVNGTALPPTKGPPGPRNQPNTALLSLILMLGTFLIAFFLRKFRNSRFLGGKARRIIGDFGIPISILVMVLVDYSITDTYTQKLTVPTGLSVTSPHKRTWFIPPLGSARPFPPWMMVAAAVPALLVLILIFMETQITALIVSQKARRLLKGSGFHLDLLLIGSLGGLCGLFGLPWLTAATVRSVTHVNALTVMRTAIAPGDKPQIQEVREQRVTGVLIASLVGLSIVMGAVLRRIPLAVLFGIFLYMGVTSLSGIQLSQRLLLILMPAKHHPEQPYVTKVKTWRMHLFTCIQLGCIALLWVVKSTAASLAFPFLLLLTVPLRRCLLPRLFQERELQALDSEDAEPNFDEDGQDEYNELHMPV